The Trichosurus vulpecula isolate mTriVul1 chromosome 3, mTriVul1.pri, whole genome shotgun sequence genome includes a window with the following:
- the LOC118842362 gene encoding fructose-bisphosphate aldolase A-like has translation MPYQHPALTPEQKKELSDIAHRIVAPGKGILAADESTGSIAKRLQSIGTENTEENRRLYRQLLLTADDRVNNCIGGVILFHETLYQKADDGRPFPKVIKAKGGIVGIKVDKGVVPLAGTNGETTTQGLDGLSEHCAQYKKDGADFAKWRCVLKIGDNTPSPLAIMENANVLARYASICQQNGIVPIVEPEILPDGEHDLKRCQYVTEKVLAAVYKALSDHHVYLEGTLLKPNMVTPGHACTQKYSHEEIAMATVTALCRSVPPAVTSITFLSGGQSEEDASINLNAINTCPLYKPWALTFSYGRALQASALKTWGGKKENVKAAQEEYIKRATANSQAAQGKYTPSGKSGAAASESLFVSNHAY, from the coding sequence ATGCCTTACCAACACCCAGCGTTGACACCGGAGCAAAAGAAAGAACTGTCTGATATAGCTCACCGAATTGTTGCTCCGGGCAAGGGAATCTTGGCAGCAGATGAGTCTACCGGTAGCATTGCAAAGCGGCTGCAGTCCATTGGAACTGAGAACACAGAGGAAAATCGACGCCTCTACAGGCAGTTGCTTCTGACAGCAGACGATCGAGTGAACAACTGTATTGGAGGTGTTATCCTTTTCCATGAGACACTCTACCAGAAAGCCGATGATGGCCGTCCTTTCCCCAAAGTCATAAAGGCAAAGGGTGGCATTGTGGGCATCAAGGTGGACAAAGGTGTAGTGCCCCTGGCAGGGACCAATGGCGAGACTACCACCCAAGGTCTGGATGGGCTGAGTGAGCACTGTGCCCAGTATAAGAAGGATGGAGCTGACTTTGCCAAGTGGCGTTGTGTACTGAAGATTGGGGATAATACGCCTTCTCCACTTGCCATCATGGAGAATGCCAATGTGCTGGCCCGATATGCCAGCATTTGCCAGCAGAATGGCATCGTCCCCATCGTGGAGCCAGAAATTCTCCCTGATGGAGAACATGATCTGAAGCGTTGTCAGTATGTCACTGAGAAGGTCCTGGCTGCTGTCTACAAAGCTCTGAGTGACCACCACGtctatctggaagggaccttgctgAAGCCTAACATGGTCACCCCTGGCCATGCCTGTACCCAGAAGTATTCACATGAGGAGATCGCAATGGCAACTGTGACTGCCCTTTGCCGGAGTGTGCCTCCTGCAGTCACCAGTATCACCTTTCTTTCTGGGGGTCAGAGTGAAGAAGATGCCTCCATCAATCTGAATGCCATTAATACCTGCCCCTTGTATAAGCCATGGGCCCTGACCTTTTCTTATGGTCGAGCCCTGCAGGCATCTGCCCTTAAGACCTggggtggaaagaaagaaaatgtcaagGCTGCccaagaggaatatattaagcGGGCCACGGCTAACAGCCAAGCTGCTCAAGGCAAGTATACTCCAAGTGGAAAGTCAGGAGCTGCAGCCAGcgagtctctctttgtctctaacCATGCCTACTAA